The following proteins come from a genomic window of Corynebacterium falsenii:
- the trpA gene encoding tryptophan synthase subunit alpha: MSDNTTSSTTSRLAEVFRTANNEGRAAFVGYLPAGYPTVEESKKLMASLAQHADLIEVGIPFTDPMMDGPTIQAAADTALGNGFRVKDTIEVVRAVTEAGGNAVVMSYWNPILQYGPEKFAEELAAAGGLGSIIPDLLPEEAERWARACGANDLSPVYLVAPSTTPERMALTVEAADGFIYAASHMGITGAQQEVASSAEDLVQRVRQSTDLPVAVGLGVRTGEHAAHIARFADGVIVGSALIQAAEAGTLEDLARELAEGVRS; the protein is encoded by the coding sequence ATGAGCGACAACACCACCTCCAGCACCACCTCCCGCCTCGCCGAGGTCTTCCGCACCGCCAACAACGAGGGTCGCGCCGCGTTCGTGGGCTATTTGCCCGCCGGTTATCCCACGGTGGAGGAATCCAAGAAGCTCATGGCGAGCCTCGCCCAGCACGCAGACCTCATCGAGGTGGGCATTCCCTTCACTGATCCCATGATGGACGGCCCCACCATCCAGGCCGCCGCCGATACCGCCCTGGGGAACGGCTTTCGGGTCAAAGACACCATCGAGGTTGTCCGCGCCGTGACCGAGGCCGGGGGTAACGCCGTGGTCATGTCCTATTGGAACCCCATCTTGCAGTACGGCCCGGAGAAGTTTGCCGAGGAACTGGCCGCGGCCGGTGGCTTGGGCTCGATCATCCCGGACTTGCTGCCGGAGGAGGCCGAGCGCTGGGCTCGAGCCTGCGGGGCCAACGATCTTTCGCCGGTGTACCTCGTGGCTCCCTCGACCACGCCGGAGCGCATGGCGCTGACCGTGGAGGCCGCCGATGGCTTCATCTACGCGGCCAGCCACATGGGTATCACCGGTGCGCAGCAGGAGGTTGCCTCCTCCGCCGAGGATCTTGTGCAGCGCGTGCGCCAGAGCACTGACCTTCCCGTGGCCGTGGGCCTAGGTGTGCGTACCGGCGAGCACGCCGCGCACATCGCTCGCTTCGCCGACGGCGTGATCGTGGGCTCCGCGCTGATTCAGGCCGCGGAGGCCGGAACCTTGGAGGACCTGGCCCGCGAGCTCGCCGAGGGAGTGCGTTCCTAA
- the lgt gene encoding prolipoprotein diacylglyceryl transferase — MHTDILATIPSPPQGVWMLGPIPIRAYALCILTGVIVAYFWTRRRYAAKGGNPEVTIDALLVAIPFGIIGARLYHVITDHDKYFGPGRNPMDVFKITNGGLGIWGGVIAGSLAVWILFRVKKLDLATFADAAAPTIILAQAIGRLGNWFNQELYGGPSDAPWALEIYRRVNDAGYVDPIYGHSTGEVIATVQPTFLYELVWNLAVVVALLVLEKRFRIHGGRLFILYVALYTFGRFFIENLRTDPATTVFGDIRINVVVSAVVFVAAMALFIWTGWRQRKREGSGGEQSASRLSSTE; from the coding sequence ATGCACACCGACATCCTGGCCACCATCCCCTCACCGCCGCAGGGCGTGTGGATGCTGGGCCCCATCCCCATCCGCGCGTACGCGCTGTGCATCCTCACGGGCGTGATCGTGGCGTACTTCTGGACCCGCCGGCGCTACGCCGCCAAGGGCGGTAATCCGGAGGTCACCATCGACGCGCTGCTCGTGGCCATTCCGTTCGGCATCATCGGTGCGCGCCTCTATCACGTCATCACCGACCACGATAAGTACTTCGGGCCCGGCCGCAACCCCATGGACGTGTTCAAAATCACCAACGGTGGTTTGGGCATCTGGGGTGGTGTGATCGCCGGTTCGCTGGCGGTATGGATCCTGTTTCGCGTCAAGAAGCTGGATCTTGCTACTTTCGCCGACGCCGCCGCACCCACGATCATCTTGGCCCAGGCCATTGGGCGGCTGGGAAACTGGTTCAACCAGGAGCTCTACGGCGGGCCTAGCGACGCACCGTGGGCGTTGGAAATCTACCGCCGCGTCAATGACGCGGGGTACGTGGATCCGATCTATGGGCACTCAACGGGCGAGGTCATCGCCACTGTGCAGCCCACCTTCCTCTACGAGCTGGTGTGGAACCTCGCGGTCGTGGTGGCACTGCTGGTGCTGGAAAAGCGCTTCCGGATCCACGGTGGGCGCCTTTTCATCCTCTACGTGGCGCTGTACACCTTCGGCCGCTTCTTCATCGAGAACCTGCGCACCGATCCGGCCACGACCGTCTTCGGCGATATTCGCATCAACGTGGTGGTCTCCGCGGTGGTCTTCGTGGCCGCGATGGCCCTGTTCATCTGGACGGGTTGGCGCCAGCGTAAGCGCGAGGGCTCTGGTGGCGAACAGTCTGCGTCGCGGTTATCCTCGACAGAGTGA
- the pyk gene encoding pyruvate kinase: MNRRTKIVCTLGPAVASKEKIRDLVDAGMNVARLNFSHGEHADHEQNYKWVREATDESGKAVGILADLQGPKIRLGRFTEGATVWATGETVRITVEDVQGTHDRVSTTYKGLANDARPGDRLLVDDGKVALVCKEVDGNDVVCEVIEGGPVSNNKGVSLPGMNISVPALSEKDRDDLRFALQLGVDFIALSFVRSPSDVELVREIMDEVGRRVPVIAKLEKPEAVDALEPVILAFDAVMVARGDLGVEVPLEDVPLVQKRAIQIARENAKPVIVATQMLDSMIENSRPTRAEASDVANAVLDGADAVMLSGETSVGKHPITTVETMARIVAAAEIDGEVPPLTHRPRTRRGVISYAAKDIGERLNARALVAFTSSGDTAKRVARLRSRLPLLVFTPSQAVRSQLALTWGVETFLTNDVKSTDEMMETVDKSLLHMPEYKHDDMMVVVAGSPPGISGNTNMIQVHLLGQERHR; this comes from the coding sequence GTGAATAGAAGAACCAAGATCGTTTGTACCCTAGGTCCCGCCGTCGCCTCCAAGGAGAAGATCCGGGACCTTGTTGATGCTGGCATGAATGTGGCTCGCCTGAACTTTTCCCACGGCGAGCACGCGGACCATGAGCAGAACTACAAGTGGGTCCGCGAGGCCACGGACGAGTCCGGCAAGGCTGTGGGTATCTTGGCCGACCTGCAGGGCCCGAAGATCCGCCTGGGCCGCTTCACTGAGGGCGCTACGGTGTGGGCTACGGGCGAAACGGTCCGCATCACGGTTGAGGACGTGCAGGGCACCCACGACCGTGTCTCCACCACCTACAAGGGCCTGGCCAACGATGCCCGCCCGGGTGACCGCCTTCTCGTCGACGACGGCAAGGTCGCGCTCGTCTGCAAGGAAGTGGACGGCAACGACGTGGTGTGCGAGGTCATCGAGGGTGGCCCCGTCTCCAACAACAAGGGGGTATCCCTGCCCGGCATGAACATCTCCGTGCCGGCTCTGAGCGAGAAGGACCGCGACGATCTGCGCTTCGCCCTGCAGCTCGGCGTGGATTTCATCGCGCTGTCCTTCGTGCGCAGCCCATCGGATGTGGAGCTGGTCCGCGAGATCATGGATGAGGTCGGCCGCCGCGTGCCGGTCATCGCCAAGCTGGAGAAGCCGGAGGCCGTGGACGCCCTCGAGCCGGTCATCCTCGCCTTCGACGCGGTGATGGTTGCCCGTGGTGACCTGGGCGTGGAAGTTCCCCTTGAGGACGTGCCACTGGTGCAGAAGCGCGCGATCCAGATTGCCCGCGAAAACGCCAAGCCCGTGATCGTGGCCACCCAGATGCTGGATTCCATGATCGAAAACTCGCGCCCCACCCGCGCAGAGGCCTCGGACGTGGCCAATGCCGTGCTGGACGGCGCCGATGCCGTGATGCTCTCCGGCGAAACCTCCGTGGGCAAGCACCCCATCACCACCGTGGAGACGATGGCCCGCATCGTGGCCGCCGCCGAGATCGATGGTGAAGTGCCGCCGCTGACTCACCGCCCGCGCACCCGCCGCGGCGTGATTTCCTACGCGGCTAAGGACATCGGCGAGCGCCTCAACGCCCGCGCCCTCGTGGCCTTCACCTCCTCGGGTGATACCGCCAAGCGCGTGGCCCGCCTGCGCTCGCGGCTGCCGCTGCTGGTGTTCACCCCGTCACAGGCCGTGCGCTCACAATTGGCGCTGACGTGGGGTGTCGAGACGTTCCTCACCAACGACGTGAAGTCCACGGACGAAATGATGGAAACCGTGGACAAGTCACTGCTGCACATGCCGGAGTACAAGCACGATGACATGATGGTCGTCGTGGCCGGCTCGCCCCCCGGAATCTCCGGCAACACGAACATGATCCAGGTGCACCTGCTGGGGCAGGAGCGCCACCGCTAG
- a CDS encoding amidohydrolase yields the protein MTDSTDSTSHEAATADAASIAEFVHSHGVDMDWQEDFYQWMHKHPELSLQEEKTAEFLAEKLRGMDCELTTGIGGHGMTAVFRNGEGPVILMRADFDALPVHETTGLPYASTNEGVMHACGHDAHSSALMGLCAILNERRDVWSGTFIALFQPAEEVTKGAGMMVDDDLASIIPRPDVCLGQHIVPGEAGTVMSAPGPVLAACDTITITLHGRSAHGSQPHESIDPTFLAAMIVVRLQGIVGRETAPDEFAVITVGTLSSGHTNNTIPDSATLVLNCRFYDTAVRDRTYRAIERVVKAECDASGCEQDPDIEYSAHGELTDNDSSVFEHVRPVFDATFDQRSLTAEPWTASEDFSEIPRHFGVPYLFWTVGATDPELWNSGKPVPGNHHGTFAPAPGTVKAATDAAVAACLSYLFTS from the coding sequence ATGACCGACTCGACCGACTCCACTTCCCACGAGGCCGCCACTGCCGATGCAGCATCCATTGCCGAGTTCGTCCACTCCCACGGTGTGGATATGGACTGGCAGGAGGACTTCTACCAGTGGATGCACAAGCACCCAGAGCTATCGCTGCAGGAGGAGAAGACGGCGGAGTTCCTCGCCGAGAAACTGCGCGGCATGGACTGCGAGCTCACCACGGGCATCGGCGGCCACGGGATGACCGCCGTGTTCCGCAACGGCGAGGGGCCGGTCATCCTCATGCGCGCGGACTTTGACGCCCTCCCCGTCCACGAGACCACCGGCCTGCCCTACGCATCCACCAACGAGGGCGTGATGCACGCCTGCGGTCACGACGCCCACTCGTCCGCGCTCATGGGTCTGTGCGCGATTCTCAATGAACGCCGCGATGTATGGAGCGGCACGTTCATCGCACTATTCCAACCCGCTGAGGAAGTCACCAAGGGTGCGGGCATGATGGTGGACGACGACCTCGCCAGCATCATTCCCCGCCCGGACGTGTGCCTGGGCCAGCACATCGTGCCTGGCGAGGCGGGGACCGTGATGTCTGCACCAGGTCCGGTGCTGGCCGCGTGCGACACCATCACCATCACCCTCCACGGCCGCTCGGCCCACGGCTCCCAGCCGCACGAATCCATCGACCCGACCTTCCTGGCCGCCATGATCGTGGTGCGCCTCCAAGGCATCGTGGGCCGCGAGACCGCCCCGGACGAGTTCGCCGTGATTACCGTGGGCACCCTGTCTTCCGGCCACACCAACAACACCATCCCGGATTCAGCCACGCTGGTGCTCAACTGCCGGTTCTACGACACTGCCGTGCGCGACCGCACCTACCGAGCAATCGAGCGGGTGGTGAAGGCTGAGTGCGATGCCTCGGGCTGCGAGCAGGATCCCGACATTGAGTACTCGGCCCACGGCGAGCTCACCGACAACGATTCCTCTGTCTTCGAGCATGTTCGCCCGGTGTTCGACGCCACCTTTGACCAGCGCTCCCTCACCGCCGAGCCGTGGACTGCCTCGGAGGATTTCTCGGAGATCCCGCGCCACTTCGGCGTTCCATACCTGTTTTGGACGGTCGGCGCGACGGATCCGGAGCTGTGGAACTCCGGCAAGCCGGTGCCGGGCAACCACCACGGCACCTTCGCCCCGGCTCCGGGCACAGTAAAGGCGGCAACGGACGCTGCCGTCGCCGCCTGCCTGAGCTACCTCTTCACGAGCTAG
- a CDS encoding DUF4921 family protein, which yields MIGSHAPRPAPVPPLTTLPDGTIKQVNPFSGTEVWTVPGRGNRPIAEHRSGVEPIGDRDATTAFGLKRKLDTPPEKSRLIIDEDGEAHILRGLPVSKLEDTTPLFRRVANLFEILTYEYWSMNYGYRMSPASAKHMTDYLSEEAGIDHVEKILRMKWTAAGMPAAEIDEAFNDDNRMMTIQEKAPALFAGGHDVIIARDHYVPGAETTDQLASSGQLSWQDHRHFIAFTVDGMDQLYRANRYVRYVAAFQNWLAPAGASFEHLHKQLVAIDEHGLQNEMEIAQVRSNPNMYNEWAVDYASRHNLVFAENDHAVAFAGFGHRWPTLEVFSKSATTEPWLMSAEERDGVADLVHACHVAAGPHVSCNEEWLHRPLDVDIPMPWRIVIKWRVSTVAGFEGGTKIYINTISPADLKDRVLSALEEAREDGRLAPGIRLGDECAHTPNMLKYNPAIR from the coding sequence GTGATTGGTTCCCACGCACCCCGCCCTGCCCCCGTTCCGCCGCTCACGACGTTGCCAGACGGAACAATCAAGCAAGTCAACCCCTTTTCCGGCACCGAGGTCTGGACGGTGCCGGGCCGCGGGAACCGGCCGATCGCGGAACACCGTAGCGGCGTCGAACCAATAGGCGACCGCGATGCCACCACGGCATTTGGGCTCAAGCGCAAACTGGATACCCCGCCCGAAAAATCGCGCCTCATCATCGACGAGGACGGCGAAGCGCACATCCTGCGCGGACTGCCCGTGAGCAAGCTCGAGGACACCACACCGCTGTTCCGGCGCGTGGCCAACCTCTTCGAGATCCTCACCTACGAATACTGGTCGATGAACTACGGCTACCGGATGAGCCCAGCCTCCGCGAAGCACATGACCGACTACCTCTCCGAGGAAGCGGGCATCGACCACGTGGAGAAGATCCTGCGGATGAAGTGGACCGCCGCCGGCATGCCCGCCGCCGAGATCGACGAAGCGTTTAACGACGATAACCGGATGATGACCATCCAAGAGAAGGCACCCGCCCTGTTCGCCGGCGGCCACGACGTGATCATCGCCCGCGACCACTACGTCCCCGGTGCCGAAACCACCGATCAACTGGCCTCCAGCGGCCAACTGAGCTGGCAGGACCACCGGCACTTCATTGCCTTCACCGTGGACGGGATGGACCAGCTCTACCGCGCCAACCGCTACGTGCGCTACGTCGCCGCGTTCCAAAACTGGCTGGCACCGGCCGGCGCCAGCTTCGAACACCTGCACAAGCAACTGGTGGCCATCGACGAGCACGGGCTGCAAAACGAGATGGAAATCGCGCAGGTGCGCAGCAACCCGAACATGTACAACGAATGGGCCGTGGACTACGCCTCGCGGCACAACCTCGTGTTTGCGGAGAATGACCACGCCGTGGCCTTCGCCGGGTTCGGGCACCGCTGGCCCACGCTCGAAGTGTTCTCCAAGTCCGCGACCACCGAGCCGTGGCTCATGAGCGCTGAGGAACGCGATGGCGTGGCCGACCTCGTGCACGCCTGCCACGTGGCGGCTGGCCCGCACGTGTCCTGCAACGAGGAATGGCTGCACCGCCCGCTCGATGTGGACATTCCCATGCCGTGGCGCATCGTGATCAAGTGGCGCGTGTCTACCGTGGCAGGATTCGAAGGTGGCACGAAGATCTACATCAACACCATCTCCCCCGCTGACTTGAAGGATCGGGTGCTCAGCGCGCTCGAGGAGGCTCGCGAGGACGGGCGCCTCGCCCCAGGCATCCGCTTGGGAGATGAATGTGCGCACACCCCGAACATGCTGAAGTACAACCCGGCGATCCGCTGA
- a CDS encoding amino acid ABC transporter ATP-binding protein, with protein sequence MTSASRAAHGTTPMIAIKNVWKRYGRLDVLKGINLEVPVSGVTCLIGPSGSGKSTLLRCVNHLEQVTSGRIEVDGELIGYREKNGTLYEMSAKDAAKQRVGIGMVFQQFNLFTHRTVLENIIEAPVQVLGENKQTAENHAMELLQQVGLAHKADAYPVQLSGGQQQRVAIARALAMRPKLMLFDEPTSALDPELVGDVLNVMRRLADDGMTMLVVTHEIGFAREVADEVAFMDGGVIVEHGPSAEVLGNPQHPRTQEFLSNLL encoded by the coding sequence ATGACCAGTGCATCTCGTGCAGCACACGGCACAACCCCCATGATTGCCATCAAGAATGTGTGGAAGCGATACGGTCGCCTGGACGTCCTTAAAGGCATCAACCTTGAGGTCCCCGTCAGCGGCGTCACCTGCCTCATCGGCCCCTCCGGCTCCGGCAAGTCCACCCTACTTCGCTGCGTAAACCACCTGGAACAGGTGACCTCCGGCCGCATCGAGGTCGATGGGGAGCTCATCGGCTACCGCGAAAAGAACGGGACGCTCTATGAAATGTCGGCCAAGGACGCGGCGAAGCAGCGCGTAGGAATCGGCATGGTGTTCCAGCAGTTCAACCTATTCACCCACCGGACCGTCCTGGAGAACATCATCGAGGCACCCGTGCAGGTGCTCGGTGAGAACAAGCAGACCGCCGAGAACCATGCGATGGAGCTGCTCCAGCAGGTGGGGTTGGCGCATAAGGCCGATGCCTACCCCGTTCAACTCTCCGGCGGTCAGCAGCAGCGCGTGGCCATCGCCCGTGCACTCGCCATGCGCCCCAAGCTGATGCTCTTTGATGAGCCCACCTCGGCCCTCGACCCGGAGCTCGTCGGCGACGTGCTCAACGTGATGCGACGCCTCGCCGACGACGGCATGACCATGCTGGTCGTCACCCACGAAATCGGGTTTGCCCGCGAGGTGGCAGACGAAGTGGCCTTCATGGATGGCGGCGTGATCGTGGAACACGGCCCCTCCGCCGAGGTGCTGGGCAATCCGCAGCACCCGCGCACCCAAGAGTTCCTCTCGAACCTGCTCTAA
- a CDS encoding amino acid ABC transporter permease, which yields MSTTVSPDSPNAARPEENKAVPLRHPGRWIAAAVLIVLLVWFIISAAGNENYHWDTYFQYILDTRIAKAALHTIALTILAMIVGVVLGAIIAVLRMSPNPVLQGISWLYLWIFRGTPVYVQLVFWGLLSSLYQGINVGFAEIDLQEVLKNAFILSIIGLGLNEAAYMAEIVRAGIQAVPEGQSEASKALGMTWWQNMRRTVLPQAMRIIIPPTGNEFISLLKTTSLVIAVPYAGELYGRATDISNALFQPVPLLLVAATWYLVITSVLMVGQFYLERYFSRGSTRQLTSRQLAALADAEGVPPRNTTVSDTRNTDR from the coding sequence ATGAGCACGACCGTATCACCCGATAGCCCGAACGCGGCGCGGCCAGAGGAAAACAAGGCCGTCCCGCTACGCCATCCCGGCCGCTGGATCGCAGCGGCGGTGCTCATCGTTCTGCTGGTCTGGTTCATTATCAGCGCAGCGGGCAACGAGAACTACCACTGGGATACGTACTTCCAGTACATTCTTGACACCCGCATCGCCAAGGCCGCGCTGCACACCATTGCCCTGACCATCCTCGCCATGATCGTGGGCGTGGTCTTGGGCGCCATCATTGCGGTGCTGCGCATGTCTCCCAACCCCGTTTTGCAGGGCATTTCGTGGCTGTACCTGTGGATCTTCCGTGGCACCCCGGTGTACGTGCAGCTGGTGTTCTGGGGTCTGCTCTCCAGCCTGTACCAGGGCATCAACGTGGGCTTCGCCGAGATTGACCTGCAGGAAGTCCTGAAGAATGCGTTCATCCTCTCCATCATCGGCCTGGGCCTCAACGAAGCTGCCTACATGGCTGAGATCGTGCGAGCCGGTATCCAGGCCGTGCCCGAGGGGCAGTCGGAGGCATCGAAGGCCTTGGGCATGACGTGGTGGCAGAACATGCGCCGCACGGTGCTGCCCCAGGCGATGCGCATCATCATCCCGCCCACGGGCAACGAGTTCATCAGCTTGCTGAAGACCACCTCGCTGGTCATCGCCGTGCCCTACGCCGGTGAGCTCTACGGTCGAGCCACCGATATCTCCAATGCCCTGTTCCAGCCGGTTCCGCTGCTGTTGGTGGCCGCCACGTGGTACCTGGTGATCACCAGCGTGCTGATGGTGGGTCAGTTCTACCTGGAGCGCTACTTCTCCCGCGGATCGACCCGCCAGTTGACCAGCCGCCAGCTGGCCGCCCTGGCTGATGCCGAGGGCGTTCCGCCGCGCAACACCACCGTGTCCGATACTCGGAACACCGATCGTTAA
- a CDS encoding ABC transporter substrate-binding protein, with product MRKSLPARAAIGAVAIAVAASMAGCVTNEELGNPDGWKKIMPAKDPQLAALVPANIAQSGSISVGSNTPYAPNEFKDSSGNIIGFEMDLIRAAGSMLGLKVDVRQMDFNLILPAISAGSIDVGASAFTDTEERQKQYDFVDFYNAGISWATQPGNERNVDPNNACGLTVAVQKGTYSDTDEVQGRSDECVAQGKEPISKLVYDKADAAATATILGKADAYSSDSPVIDFAVARSDGRLAAVGEPFDTAPFGWAVKKGSELGPALAATLQVMMDDGTYKQILKPWGLEKCGLKKVTFNLQPYSLPPNINPNPFSARRTQRKKRTPRDSGGFQGSTAARSSRKKA from the coding sequence ATGAGAAAATCCCTACCTGCTCGCGCGGCCATCGGCGCGGTTGCCATTGCGGTTGCCGCCAGTATGGCTGGGTGTGTCACCAACGAAGAGCTGGGGAATCCTGACGGCTGGAAGAAGATCATGCCAGCCAAGGATCCGCAGTTAGCGGCGCTCGTCCCCGCTAACATCGCCCAGAGCGGATCAATCAGCGTGGGAAGCAACACTCCCTACGCCCCCAACGAGTTCAAAGACTCCTCCGGCAACATCATCGGCTTCGAAATGGACCTCATCCGCGCCGCCGGGTCGATGCTGGGACTAAAGGTGGACGTCCGCCAGATGGACTTCAACCTCATCCTCCCCGCCATCTCGGCAGGCTCCATCGACGTGGGAGCCTCCGCCTTCACCGACACCGAAGAGCGCCAGAAGCAATACGACTTCGTCGATTTCTACAATGCCGGTATCTCCTGGGCCACCCAGCCCGGCAACGAGCGCAACGTTGATCCCAACAACGCCTGCGGCCTCACCGTCGCCGTGCAAAAGGGCACGTACTCCGACACGGACGAGGTGCAAGGGCGCTCCGATGAGTGTGTAGCTCAGGGCAAGGAACCGATTTCCAAGCTGGTCTACGACAAAGCCGATGCCGCCGCGACCGCAACCATCTTGGGTAAGGCTGATGCGTATAGCTCGGACTCCCCGGTCATCGATTTCGCCGTTGCACGCTCCGATGGCCGTCTGGCGGCTGTCGGTGAGCCATTCGATACCGCACCCTTCGGCTGGGCAGTGAAGAAGGGCTCCGAATTGGGCCCCGCGCTCGCGGCAACGCTGCAGGTGATGATGGACGACGGCACGTACAAGCAGATCCTCAAGCCCTGGGGTCTGGAAAAGTGCGGGTTGAAGAAGGTCACATTCAACCTGCAGCCGTACTCGTTACCACCGAATATCAACCCCAACCCATTCAGCGCGAGACGCACGCAACGCAAAAAGCGCACCCCACGTGATTCCGGCGGGTTCCAAGGTTCTACTGCCGCCCGATCCTCCCGAAAGAAGGCATAG
- a CDS encoding TetR/AcrR family transcriptional regulator: MQTTSRTPRKRTGPKPSFDKQDVIHEALKLGLDCFTMSEIANRLGVATSALYRICSTKTLLDFCLEQAAEHFPFSPTGDWHHLVRDYARNTWLICENYPGIENILLTNPRSHRHFEKHLAALVSALITEGFSADEARNIVELVSTITVSIHLAARAYRLAEERVSPVDPVKGVYPESFPLPAHEREESWSHLNDKIDLIIDGLSARCAAAA, translated from the coding sequence ATGCAAACTACCTCTCGCACCCCTCGCAAACGTACCGGCCCGAAGCCCAGCTTCGACAAGCAGGATGTTATCCATGAGGCCCTCAAGCTCGGCCTCGATTGCTTCACGATGTCCGAGATTGCGAACCGCCTCGGCGTGGCCACCTCCGCCCTCTACCGGATTTGCAGCACGAAAACTCTGCTCGACTTCTGCCTGGAACAGGCCGCAGAACACTTCCCTTTCAGCCCCACCGGCGACTGGCACCACCTCGTCCGCGACTACGCCCGGAATACGTGGCTGATCTGCGAAAACTACCCCGGCATAGAAAACATCCTGCTGACCAACCCGCGGTCGCACCGCCACTTCGAGAAGCACCTCGCAGCACTCGTCAGCGCACTGATCACGGAAGGCTTCAGCGCCGATGAAGCTCGCAACATAGTGGAGCTCGTTTCCACAATAACAGTGTCCATTCACCTGGCGGCCCGCGCCTACCGGCTGGCCGAAGAGCGCGTTTCCCCCGTTGATCCGGTCAAGGGTGTGTACCCAGAATCCTTCCCACTGCCCGCTCACGAGAGAGAGGAGAGCTGGTCGCACCTCAACGACAAGATCGATCTCATCATCGATGGCCTGAGCGCGCGGTGTGCCGCCGCTGCCTAA